One window from the genome of Mycolicibacterium gadium encodes:
- a CDS encoding sterol carrier family protein — protein MSSSRRADPAMTRAAVSAVAAWLRDDSEPAPARAELAEAVRLTARTLAALAPGNSVEVRVPPFVAVQCISGPAHRRGNPPNVVETDPRTWLLLATGLLDVADATAGGLLTSSGARAGEVAGWLPLIRLDG, from the coding sequence ATGTCCAGCTCTCGTAGGGCCGATCCGGCGATGACACGTGCTGCGGTTTCGGCCGTCGCCGCGTGGCTGCGCGACGACAGCGAACCCGCTCCCGCGCGCGCCGAACTCGCCGAGGCGGTGCGATTGACCGCTCGCACGCTCGCCGCGCTGGCGCCGGGCAACAGCGTCGAGGTCCGTGTCCCGCCATTTGTTGCGGTGCAATGTATTTCAGGGCCGGCGCACAGGCGGGGAAATCCACCCAATGTGGTGGAGACCGACCCGCGGACGTGGCTGCTGCTCGCGACGGGCCTGCTGGACGTGGCGGACGCCACCGCGGGCGGGCTGTTGACGTCTTCCGGGGCGCGTGCCGGTGAGGTCGCCGGTTGGCTGCCGCTGATCCGCCTCGACGGTTAG
- a CDS encoding MCE family protein, with translation MFVDRHNPPYRTAGAVLVVIAAVAAGLIYLQFRGDFIPSTPLTLVSSRSGLVVEPGAKVTYNGVEIGRVARIGTVDVDGTAKAQLSLDVDPEYLELIPANVIADVQATTVFGNKYVSFRSPEDPSAERVSGTDVIEVSSVSTEFNTLFETVLSLAEQVDPIKLNQTLTATAEALTGLGDRFGESLSNGNSILDDLNVRMPQIREDTRLVAGLLDVYADASPDLWDGLEDAVTTVRTFNAQWDGIDAALMAALGFADPAADSLNRGGPYFVRGAADLIPTSKLFDDYSPQLFCTLRNFAEIEKKVAETLGGNGYSLATSSGTFAGAGNPYIYPDNLPRVNARGGPEGRPGCWQKISRELWPAPYLVMDTGASIAPYNHAEIGQPILIDYVWGRQVGELTINP, from the coding sequence GTGTTTGTCGACCGCCACAATCCGCCCTACCGGACGGCGGGCGCGGTCTTGGTGGTGATCGCCGCGGTTGCGGCGGGCCTGATCTACCTGCAGTTCCGGGGCGACTTCATCCCGTCCACACCACTCACGTTGGTCTCGTCGCGCTCTGGACTGGTGGTCGAACCCGGCGCGAAGGTGACCTACAACGGCGTGGAGATCGGCCGCGTCGCGCGCATCGGCACCGTCGATGTGGATGGCACCGCGAAGGCGCAGCTGTCCCTCGACGTCGACCCGGAATACCTCGAGCTCATTCCGGCCAATGTGATCGCCGACGTGCAGGCGACCACCGTTTTCGGCAACAAGTACGTGTCGTTTCGATCACCGGAAGATCCATCTGCAGAACGTGTTTCGGGCACAGACGTGATCGAGGTGTCCTCGGTGAGCACCGAGTTCAACACCCTGTTCGAGACGGTGCTGTCACTTGCCGAGCAGGTCGACCCGATCAAGCTGAACCAGACACTGACCGCCACGGCCGAGGCGTTGACGGGCCTGGGTGACCGGTTCGGTGAGTCGCTGTCGAATGGCAACAGCATCCTCGACGATCTCAATGTGCGAATGCCGCAGATCCGCGAGGACACCAGGTTGGTGGCGGGTCTTCTCGACGTGTACGCCGATGCGTCACCGGATCTGTGGGACGGCCTGGAGGACGCGGTCACCACCGTGCGCACGTTCAACGCGCAGTGGGACGGCATCGACGCGGCGTTGATGGCCGCGCTGGGCTTCGCCGACCCCGCTGCCGACAGCCTGAATCGCGGCGGACCGTACTTCGTGCGCGGCGCCGCGGATCTGATCCCCACGTCCAAACTGTTCGACGACTACAGCCCCCAGCTGTTCTGCACGCTGCGGAACTTCGCCGAGATCGAGAAGAAGGTCGCCGAGACTCTCGGCGGGAACGGCTATTCGCTTGCTACGTCGTCGGGCACATTCGCCGGTGCCGGCAACCCGTACATCTACCCCGACAACCTGCCGCGGGTGAACGCCAGGGGCGGCCCGGAGGGTCGTCCGGGCTGCTGGCAGAAGATCTCCCGTGAGTTGTGGCCCGCGCCGTACCTGGTGATGGACACCGGCGCCAGCATCGCGCCGTACAACCACGCCGAAATCGGGCAGCCGATCCTGATCGACTACGTGTGGGGCAGGCAGGTCGGCGAGCTGACCATCAACCCGTGA
- a CDS encoding PPOX class F420-dependent oxidoreductase, giving the protein MTFKSHEIEYLRRADLGRLATIQRNGTPQNSPVGFTYNEQLGTIDIAGYQMSKSQKYRNIAHNDRVAFVVDDIASRAPWRVRCLEIRGTAEQAVIAPSQGAAGDHLDTAIIRVTPTRIISFGIDDQDTEPHQLTADIRDV; this is encoded by the coding sequence ATGACGTTCAAATCACATGAGATCGAATATCTTCGGCGGGCCGACCTGGGTCGGTTGGCCACCATTCAGCGCAACGGGACACCGCAGAACAGTCCGGTCGGATTCACCTACAACGAGCAGCTCGGGACGATCGACATCGCCGGTTATCAGATGTCCAAGAGCCAGAAGTATCGCAACATCGCGCACAACGACCGGGTTGCGTTCGTGGTCGACGACATCGCGTCGCGCGCGCCGTGGCGGGTGCGTTGCCTCGAGATTCGCGGCACCGCCGAACAGGCCGTGATCGCCCCGTCACAGGGCGCGGCGGGCGACCATCTGGATACGGCGATCATCCGCGTCACCCCTACGCGGATCATCAGTTTCGGCATCGACGATCAGGACACCGAGCCGCACCAACTCACCGCAGATATCCGGGACGTGTAG
- a CDS encoding SDR family NAD(P)-dependent oxidoreductase produces the protein MTDRSASRTFVVTGAASGIGLATARRLLAEGGTVVGTDLVAPTEDLGARFTFVAADVADEAAVAEVFAAVPGRVDGVVHSGGVAGGGPVHLLPKEEWERVISINLTGTFLVAKAALAKMIEQPRVDGERGSIVTLASVEGLEGTAGGSAYNASKGGVVLLTKNIALDYGPSGIRANAICPGFIDTPMLNAVMGLEGMEGPLQSITDEHALQRRGRPDEIAAMAAFLVSIDASFVTGQAIAVDGGYTAGRDHGVVKMFGFPD, from the coding sequence ATGACAGACAGATCCGCATCCCGCACCTTCGTCGTCACCGGCGCAGCGTCAGGCATCGGCCTGGCCACCGCTCGGCGACTGCTGGCCGAGGGCGGCACCGTCGTCGGCACCGACCTGGTTGCCCCCACCGAGGACCTGGGCGCCCGATTCACCTTCGTCGCAGCCGACGTGGCCGACGAAGCGGCGGTCGCGGAGGTCTTCGCTGCGGTTCCCGGCCGCGTCGACGGGGTGGTCCATTCCGGCGGTGTTGCGGGAGGAGGCCCGGTGCACCTGCTCCCCAAAGAGGAGTGGGAACGGGTGATCTCGATCAACCTCACCGGCACGTTCCTGGTCGCGAAGGCCGCACTGGCCAAGATGATCGAGCAGCCGAGGGTCGACGGTGAGCGTGGTTCGATCGTGACGCTCGCCAGCGTCGAGGGGCTCGAAGGCACTGCGGGTGGTAGTGCCTACAACGCGTCGAAGGGCGGCGTCGTCCTTCTCACGAAGAACATCGCACTGGACTACGGCCCCAGCGGCATCCGCGCCAACGCCATCTGCCCCGGCTTCATCGACACCCCGATGCTCAACGCCGTGATGGGTCTCGAGGGCATGGAGGGCCCGTTGCAGTCGATCACCGACGAACACGCCCTGCAGCGCAGGGGTCGGCCTGATGAGATCGCCGCGATGGCAGCCTTCTTGGTGTCGATCGATGCCTCGTTCGTCACCGGGCAGGCGATCGCGGTCGACGGCGGCTACACCGCGGGCCGCGATCACGGTGTCGTCAAGATGTTCGGCTTCCCCGACTGA
- a CDS encoding Rv0804 family intramembrane glutamic endopeptidase — protein MRPKQRSAVEALGLAAILVGWSLVAPRLPSRWHPAAHALGGATLVALTRAPVGFRHPGSGLRLGLGAAAPVVIGVATATALPRVRQEMADRDLPDGALRWLLVGIPLGTVWSEEAAFRGALGTVAAEAFGTGGGRFLQAAAFGLSHITDARRTGEPVVPTVLVTGLAGWVFGWLYERSGSLIGPMLAHLAINESGAVAALAVQNSRARAISL, from the coding sequence GTGCGCCCCAAGCAACGTTCGGCGGTAGAGGCGCTGGGCCTGGCGGCCATCCTCGTGGGGTGGAGCCTGGTGGCCCCGCGGTTGCCGTCGCGCTGGCATCCCGCCGCGCATGCCCTCGGCGGCGCCACACTGGTCGCCCTGACGCGCGCGCCCGTCGGCTTTCGGCATCCGGGCTCAGGTCTGCGGTTGGGCCTCGGCGCTGCCGCCCCCGTCGTGATCGGCGTTGCGACGGCGACGGCGTTGCCCCGGGTGCGGCAGGAGATGGCGGACCGGGACCTGCCCGATGGTGCGCTCCGTTGGCTCTTGGTCGGTATTCCGCTGGGCACGGTGTGGTCGGAGGAGGCCGCTTTCCGCGGTGCCCTGGGCACCGTCGCCGCGGAGGCGTTCGGGACCGGCGGCGGCCGGTTCCTGCAGGCCGCGGCCTTCGGGTTGTCGCACATCACCGATGCCCGCCGGACCGGAGAGCCCGTCGTTCCCACGGTGCTGGTCACCGGACTGGCCGGCTGGGTGTTCGGCTGGCTGTACGAGCGCTCGGGCAGCCTGATCGGCCCGATGCTGGCGCATCTGGCGATCAACGAATCCGGTGCGGTGGCGGCACTGGCAGTGCAAAACAGCCGTGCACGTGCGATTTCTCTGTGA
- a CDS encoding alpha/beta hydrolase produces the protein MIAQNRERHPFYVWAWSLVRLDFVGIAFGALFFCLSLTPSLLPRDWLFQGLIGGLNAAIGYGIGVFGWRLFRRFVIRRRKGWPPPRRVQYVFKTTTVVLAIAACVLMLIPAAQWQRQVSAVVGIEGPTTLGYLRTLIIAVLAGGACVAATRVLIDLIKAMARFFIRRWRLNDEVALFIGTAIVVVLTITLINGVLVRGFLTASNRMFQPQNFTTRPGVVQPLEPEKSGSPDSFAPWETLGYQGRNFVATGPDAAELTELNGRPAKEPIRAYVGLQTADTDEQRMAVLLSELERTGAFERKLLVIIPTTGTGWINPVAARSLEMMYNGDTALVGSQYSYLPSWISFLGDQQKSMESGRMMIDAIHERWAKLPPDRRPKLLLYGESLGSMAGQGAFAWLPDIAEMGFSSVLWVGPPNASPLWSAITERRDPGTPEVRPRYDNGRTVRFSEATDAQQIANVAEKPWEGTRVLFMQHPSDPVVWWSEDLLFSRPDWLREPPGRDRTASMRWYPIITFWQVAVDMTNAGSVPAGHGHNYGDYVLDGWAAVAPPDGWTREDTQRIRLALQKTEAEDGPEY, from the coding sequence GTGATTGCGCAGAACCGCGAACGGCACCCCTTCTATGTCTGGGCATGGAGCCTGGTCCGGCTCGACTTTGTCGGAATCGCTTTTGGTGCACTGTTTTTCTGTCTGAGCCTGACACCGTCGCTGTTGCCGAGAGACTGGCTGTTCCAGGGGCTCATCGGCGGGCTGAATGCGGCCATCGGCTACGGTATCGGCGTATTCGGTTGGAGGTTGTTCCGCCGCTTCGTGATTCGCCGGCGCAAGGGTTGGCCGCCGCCGAGGCGGGTGCAGTACGTGTTCAAGACCACGACCGTGGTGCTGGCGATCGCGGCGTGTGTGCTGATGCTGATCCCGGCCGCCCAATGGCAGCGCCAGGTGTCGGCGGTGGTGGGTATCGAGGGGCCGACGACGCTCGGATACCTGAGGACACTGATCATCGCGGTGCTGGCCGGTGGCGCGTGCGTGGCCGCCACCCGGGTGCTGATCGACTTGATCAAGGCGATGGCGCGGTTCTTCATCCGGCGTTGGCGACTCAACGACGAGGTCGCCTTGTTCATCGGCACCGCGATCGTCGTCGTATTGACGATCACGCTGATCAACGGTGTCCTCGTCCGTGGCTTTCTCACCGCCTCGAACCGGATGTTCCAGCCGCAGAACTTCACCACACGGCCCGGGGTCGTCCAGCCGCTGGAACCCGAAAAGTCTGGCAGTCCAGACTCTTTCGCGCCGTGGGAGACACTGGGGTATCAGGGCCGCAATTTCGTCGCGACCGGACCCGACGCCGCAGAGCTGACCGAACTCAACGGTCGGCCCGCCAAGGAGCCTATCCGCGCCTACGTCGGCCTGCAGACCGCCGACACCGACGAACAGCGAATGGCGGTGTTGCTCAGCGAACTAGAGCGCACCGGAGCGTTCGAGCGCAAGCTGCTGGTGATCATCCCGACCACCGGCACCGGGTGGATCAACCCGGTCGCCGCACGGTCGCTGGAGATGATGTACAACGGCGACACCGCGCTGGTCGGCTCGCAGTATTCGTATCTGCCGAGCTGGATCTCGTTCCTGGGCGACCAGCAGAAGTCCATGGAATCCGGCCGCATGATGATCGACGCCATTCACGAACGCTGGGCGAAGTTGCCACCGGACCGGAGGCCGAAGCTATTGCTCTACGGCGAAAGCCTCGGCTCGATGGCAGGCCAGGGCGCGTTCGCGTGGTTACCGGATATCGCCGAAATGGGCTTCTCGTCGGTGCTGTGGGTCGGCCCGCCGAATGCCAGTCCGCTGTGGAGCGCGATCACCGAGCGTCGCGACCCGGGTACCCCAGAGGTCCGGCCGCGCTACGACAACGGCCGGACGGTGCGGTTCTCCGAGGCCACCGACGCCCAACAGATCGCCAATGTAGCGGAAAAGCCTTGGGAGGGAACGCGTGTGTTGTTCATGCAGCACCCCTCCGATCCTGTCGTGTGGTGGTCGGAGGACCTCCTTTTCAGCAGGCCCGACTGGCTGCGGGAACCCCCGGGCCGTGACCGCACGGCGTCGATGCGGTGGTATCCGATCATCACGTTCTGGCAGGTCGCCGTCGACATGACCAACGCCGGATCGGTCCCGGCTGGGCACGGACACAACTACGGCGACTATGTGCTCGACGGCTGGGCGGCCGTCGCGCCACCTGACGGCTGGACACGAGAGGACACCCAGCGGATCCGCCTCGCACTCCAGAAGACCGAAGCCGAAGACGGTCCCGAATACTAG
- the purL gene encoding phosphoribosylformylglycinamidine synthase subunit PurL, translated as MTSELTHALDTVEHATATPDQPQPHRELGLKDDEYQRIREILGRRPTDAELAMYSVMWSEHCSYKSSKVHLRYFGETTTEAMRTGLLAGIGENAGVVDIGDGWAATFKVESHNHPSYIEPYQGAATGVGGIVRDIMAMGARPVAVMDQLRFGAADAMDTRRVVDGVVRGIGGYGNSLGLPNIGGETVFDASYAGNPLVNALCVGVLRKEDLHLAFASGTGNKIILFGARTGLDGIGGVSVLASDTFGGDESGAAGRKKLPSVQVGDPFMEKVLIECCLELYAADLVVGIQDLGGAGLSCATSELASAGDGGMRIELDTVPLRAANMTPAEILSSESQERMCAVVTPDNVDAFMAVCRKWDVLATVIGEVTDGDRLEITWHGETVVDVPPRTVAHEGPVYERPVERPRTQDALNADTSAKLPRPSTGDELRATLFAMLGSPHLCSRAYITEQYDRYVRGNTVLAENADGGVLRVDEASGRGIAISTDASGRYTALDPYTGAQLALAEAYRNVAVTGATPVAVTNCLNFGSPEDPGVMWQFSQAVRGLADGAAKLGIPVTGGNVSFYNQTGTTAILPTPVVGVLGVIDDVKRRIPTGLGTEPGETLILLGDTRDEFDGSVWAQVTGDHLGGLPPKVDLDREMLLADVLAAASRDGLVSAAHDLSEGGLVQAVVEAALTGETGCRIVVPENSDPFTFLFSESTGRVLVAVPRTEESRFVAMCEARGLPATRIGVVDPGPRGGEAAVEVQGLFTASLEDLRSTSEGVLPGLFG; from the coding sequence GTGACGTCGGAGCTAACCCACGCCCTCGACACCGTCGAACACGCCACCGCCACACCCGACCAGCCCCAGCCGCACCGCGAGCTGGGCCTCAAGGACGATGAGTACCAGCGGATCCGCGAGATCCTGGGCCGTCGGCCCACTGACGCTGAGCTGGCGATGTACTCGGTGATGTGGAGCGAACACTGCTCCTACAAGTCGTCGAAGGTGCACCTGCGCTATTTCGGTGAGACCACCACCGAGGCGATGCGTACCGGGTTGCTCGCCGGCATCGGCGAGAACGCCGGCGTCGTGGACATCGGCGACGGGTGGGCGGCGACGTTCAAGGTGGAATCCCACAACCACCCGTCCTACATCGAGCCGTATCAGGGTGCGGCCACCGGGGTCGGCGGCATCGTGCGCGACATCATGGCCATGGGCGCGCGCCCAGTGGCGGTGATGGACCAGCTGCGATTCGGCGCCGCCGACGCGATGGACACCCGCCGCGTCGTCGACGGGGTCGTGCGCGGCATCGGCGGGTACGGCAACTCGCTGGGCCTGCCGAACATCGGCGGTGAGACCGTGTTCGACGCCTCCTACGCGGGCAACCCGTTGGTGAACGCCCTGTGCGTGGGGGTGCTCCGGAAGGAGGACCTGCACCTGGCGTTCGCCTCGGGGACCGGGAACAAGATCATCCTGTTCGGTGCGCGCACCGGGCTCGACGGTATCGGCGGCGTGTCGGTGCTCGCGTCGGACACCTTCGGCGGCGACGAGAGCGGCGCCGCCGGGCGCAAGAAGCTGCCCTCGGTTCAGGTGGGCGACCCGTTCATGGAGAAAGTTCTCATCGAGTGCTGCCTCGAGCTGTACGCCGCCGATCTGGTGGTCGGCATTCAGGACCTCGGTGGTGCCGGATTATCCTGTGCGACATCGGAACTCGCGTCGGCCGGTGACGGTGGTATGCGGATCGAACTGGATACCGTCCCGCTGCGTGCCGCGAACATGACCCCCGCGGAGATCCTGTCGAGCGAGTCCCAGGAGCGGATGTGCGCGGTTGTCACACCCGACAACGTCGACGCGTTCATGGCAGTCTGCCGCAAGTGGGACGTGCTGGCGACCGTCATCGGTGAAGTCACCGACGGGGACCGCCTCGAAATCACCTGGCACGGCGAAACCGTCGTCGACGTGCCGCCACGCACAGTCGCCCACGAGGGACCCGTCTACGAGCGCCCCGTCGAGCGCCCCCGTACCCAGGACGCGCTGAACGCCGACACCTCGGCGAAACTCCCACGGCCGTCCACCGGCGACGAACTGCGCGCGACGCTTTTCGCGATGCTCGGCAGTCCGCATCTGTGTAGCCGCGCCTACATCACCGAGCAGTACGACCGCTACGTCCGCGGCAACACCGTCCTTGCCGAGAACGCCGACGGCGGGGTGCTGCGCGTTGATGAGGCCTCCGGCCGTGGCATCGCGATCTCGACCGACGCCTCGGGCCGCTACACCGCGCTCGACCCGTACACCGGTGCGCAACTCGCACTGGCCGAGGCGTACCGCAACGTCGCGGTCACCGGCGCCACACCGGTCGCGGTCACCAACTGCCTCAACTTCGGCTCGCCGGAGGATCCGGGAGTCATGTGGCAGTTCAGCCAGGCGGTCCGCGGACTCGCCGATGGCGCTGCGAAGTTGGGTATTCCGGTCACCGGCGGCAACGTCAGCTTCTACAACCAGACCGGTACCACGGCAATTCTGCCGACCCCGGTCGTCGGTGTGCTCGGCGTCATCGACGACGTGAAGCGTCGCATTCCGACCGGGCTTGGCACCGAACCCGGTGAAACCCTGATCCTGCTCGGCGACACCCGCGATGAGTTCGACGGCTCGGTCTGGGCGCAGGTCACCGGCGACCACCTGGGTGGACTGCCGCCGAAGGTCGACCTGGACCGGGAGATGCTGCTGGCCGACGTGTTGGCCGCGGCATCGCGTGACGGACTGGTGTCCGCAGCGCACGATCTGTCCGAAGGCGGGCTCGTCCAGGCCGTGGTCGAGGCCGCGCTGACCGGCGAAACCGGTTGTCGCATCGTCGTTCCCGAAAATTCAGACCCGTTTACCTTCCTCTTCTCGGAGTCGACGGGCCGGGTGCTGGTGGCCGTGCCACGGACCGAGGAAAGCCGCTTCGTCGCCATGTGTGAGGCGCGCGGACTGCCGGCCACCCGCATCGGTGTCGTCGACCCCGGACCACGAGGGGGAGAGGCCGCTGTCGAGGTTCAGGGCCTGTTCACCGCCAGTCTGGAGGACCTGCGAAGCACGTCGGAGGGCGTGCTCCCCGGGTTGTTCGGGTGA
- a CDS encoding VOC family protein yields MALKVEMITFDCADPDALADWWARAAGGDVNAVAPGEFVMVTNEGRPALGFQRVPDPTPGKNKVHLDFQAADKEAEVARLIGLGARETARNSFGPEFDWVVMADPEGNAFCVAGG; encoded by the coding sequence ATGGCACTCAAGGTGGAGATGATCACGTTCGACTGCGCCGACCCTGACGCCCTCGCCGACTGGTGGGCGCGCGCCGCGGGAGGCGACGTAAATGCCGTTGCACCAGGTGAATTCGTCATGGTCACCAACGAAGGCCGGCCGGCTCTGGGCTTCCAGCGCGTGCCCGATCCCACACCGGGCAAGAACAAGGTCCACCTGGACTTCCAAGCCGCCGACAAGGAGGCAGAGGTGGCGCGGCTGATCGGCCTGGGCGCGCGGGAGACGGCGCGGAACAGCTTCGGGCCGGAGTTCGATTGGGTCGTGATGGCCGACCCCGAAGGCAACGCCTTCTGCGTCGCGGGCGGCTGA
- a CDS encoding nuclear transport factor 2 family protein has product MTETQTQPKFSSQMWAAFWAAPDESRIGDILADDIVGYWQGEPKPVHGRAAYTAKIVELITAVPDLRLELLDSATIDGDVPGEQLVYLHYVGQGTGPEGPIAIRGLDRVRARDGVVVENVIRYDLVDPT; this is encoded by the coding sequence ATGACCGAGACCCAAACCCAACCGAAGTTCAGTTCACAGATGTGGGCCGCGTTCTGGGCGGCACCCGACGAATCGCGCATCGGCGACATCCTGGCCGACGACATCGTCGGCTACTGGCAGGGCGAGCCGAAGCCGGTGCACGGTCGCGCGGCCTACACCGCGAAGATCGTCGAGCTCATCACCGCCGTACCCGACCTGCGACTCGAGCTGCTGGACAGCGCGACGATCGATGGCGATGTCCCCGGCGAACAGCTGGTGTATCTGCACTACGTCGGCCAGGGCACCGGGCCTGAGGGGCCGATCGCGATCCGCGGTTTGGACCGGGTCCGCGCCCGCGACGGCGTGGTCGTGGAGAACGTCATCCGCTACGACCTGGTCGACCCGACCTGA
- a CDS encoding M18 family aminopeptidase has protein sequence MSASPQGLCEFIDASPSPFHVCETAADRLRAAGFTELNEGDAWQAEGRFFTLRAGSLVAWKAETGPSAPFRIVGGHTDSPNLRVKQHPDRFVSGWQVVALQPYGGAWLNSWLDRDLGISGRLSVRGRDAIEHHLIRIDEPILRVPQLAIHLAEDRKAVELNPQRHVNAVCGVGSGTRSFLGYVADRAGVAVSDVLGADLMTHDLTPSTLAGAGDELLSAPRLDNQATCYAGLEGLLAAELRGHVPVLALFDHEEVGSQSDHGAQSELLLTVLERITLAAGGGREEFLRRMPGSMVASGDMAHATHPNYPERHEPGHLIEVNAGPVLKVQPNLRYATDGRTAAAFALACAQADVPLQRYEHRADLPCGSTIGPMTSARTGIPTVDVGAAQLAMHSAREVMGAHDVAAYAAALGAFLSPA, from the coding sequence ATGTCGGCAAGTCCGCAAGGCCTGTGTGAGTTCATCGACGCTTCGCCGTCGCCGTTCCATGTCTGCGAGACGGCGGCCGACCGATTGCGCGCCGCCGGCTTCACCGAGCTGAACGAAGGCGATGCATGGCAAGCCGAGGGTCGGTTCTTCACGCTGCGGGCGGGTTCGTTGGTCGCCTGGAAGGCCGAGACCGGCCCGTCGGCACCTTTTCGGATCGTCGGCGGCCACACCGACAGCCCGAATCTGCGCGTCAAACAGCATCCCGACCGCTTCGTCTCGGGCTGGCAGGTCGTCGCGCTGCAGCCGTACGGCGGGGCGTGGCTCAACTCCTGGCTGGACCGTGACCTCGGCATCAGCGGACGGCTGTCCGTCCGCGGCCGGGACGCGATCGAGCACCACCTGATCCGCATCGACGAGCCCATCTTGCGCGTACCCCAGCTGGCCATCCATCTCGCCGAGGACCGCAAGGCAGTCGAGCTGAACCCCCAGCGCCACGTCAACGCCGTGTGCGGCGTCGGCAGCGGGACCCGGTCGTTCCTCGGCTACGTCGCCGACCGCGCCGGCGTCGCCGTGTCCGACGTCCTTGGCGCGGACCTGATGACCCACGACCTCACCCCGTCGACCCTCGCGGGTGCCGGAGACGAACTTCTCAGCGCGCCGCGGCTGGACAACCAGGCGACCTGCTACGCCGGTCTCGAGGGCCTCCTCGCCGCCGAACTGCGCGGCCATGTGCCCGTGCTCGCGCTGTTCGATCACGAGGAGGTCGGCTCGCAATCCGACCACGGCGCCCAATCCGAGCTGCTGCTCACCGTGTTGGAACGCATCACGCTGGCCGCCGGCGGCGGTCGCGAGGAGTTCCTGCGCCGGATGCCGGGCTCGATGGTGGCGTCGGGCGACATGGCCCATGCCACGCACCCGAACTACCCCGAACGTCACGAACCCGGCCACCTCATCGAGGTCAACGCCGGACCCGTGCTCAAGGTGCAGCCGAACCTGCGCTACGCGACCGACGGGCGGACCGCGGCGGCGTTCGCGCTCGCGTGCGCTCAGGCCGATGTGCCGTTGCAGCGCTACGAACATCGAGCCGATCTGCCGTGCGGTTCCACGATCGGACCGATGACGTCGGCGCGCACCGGCATCCCGACAGTCGACGTGGGTGCCGCCCAGTTGGCCATGCATTCGGCACGTGAAGTGATGGGTGCCCACGACGTCGCGGCGTACGCCGCTGCGCTGGGGGCTTTCCTGTCCCCGGCGTGA
- a CDS encoding Dyp-type peroxidase — protein MPAPLPQPVTAPLTPAAIFLVVTIDEGGEAAVHDGLGDIAGLVRAVGFRDPDKHLSVVTSIGSDAWDRLFSGPRPAELTPFMELSGPRHHAPSTPGDLLLHIKAMSMDMCFELAGRIVKALGAVTVVDETHGFRFFDNRDLLGFVDGTENPEGPLAVSATEIGDEDPDFAGGCYVHVQKYVHDMSSWDSLSVTEQELVIGRSKLEDIEMADDVKPANSHIALNVIEDADGTELKIVRHNMPFGEIGKDEYGTYFIGYSRTAAVTEQMLSNMFLGDPPGNTDHILEFSTAITGGKFFTPIVDFLNDPPPLPDSEAAQDVPADAGLPVRDGSLGIGSLKGTR, from the coding sequence GTGCCCGCACCACTGCCGCAGCCGGTCACGGCGCCGCTCACACCTGCGGCCATCTTCCTGGTGGTGACCATTGACGAAGGCGGCGAGGCAGCTGTGCACGACGGGCTCGGAGATATCGCCGGACTGGTGCGTGCGGTCGGTTTCCGCGACCCCGACAAGCACCTATCGGTGGTGACGTCGATCGGGTCGGACGCGTGGGACCGGCTCTTCTCGGGGCCGCGGCCGGCGGAGTTGACCCCCTTCATGGAGTTGTCCGGCCCACGCCACCACGCGCCGTCGACGCCGGGGGACCTGCTGTTGCACATCAAGGCGATGTCGATGGATATGTGTTTCGAGTTGGCGGGCCGGATCGTCAAGGCGCTGGGCGCGGTCACCGTCGTCGACGAGACGCACGGATTCCGCTTCTTCGACAACCGCGATCTACTTGGGTTCGTCGACGGCACCGAGAACCCAGAGGGTCCACTTGCGGTGTCCGCCACCGAGATCGGCGATGAGGATCCCGATTTCGCCGGTGGCTGCTATGTGCACGTGCAGAAGTACGTACACGACATGTCGTCGTGGGATTCGTTGTCGGTCACCGAGCAGGAACTGGTGATCGGACGCAGCAAGCTCGAGGACATCGAGATGGCCGACGACGTCAAGCCGGCGAACTCACACATCGCACTTAACGTCATCGAGGACGCGGACGGCACCGAACTGAAGATCGTGCGTCACAACATGCCGTTCGGTGAGATCGGAAAGGACGAATACGGTACGTATTTCATCGGCTACTCGCGAACTGCCGCGGTAACCGAGCAGATGCTTTCCAACATGTTCCTCGGTGATCCGCCGGGCAACACCGACCACATCCTGGAGTTCTCCACTGCCATCACCGGCGGGAAGTTCTTCACGCCGATCGTCGATTTTCTCAACGACCCTCCTCCGCTTCCGGATTCGGAGGCAGCACAAGACGTCCCCGCCGATGCCGGCCTGCCCGTCAGGGACGGCTCGTTGGGCATCGGCAGCCTGAAAGGAACCCGTTGA